The following proteins are co-located in the Streptomyces sp. NBC_00435 genome:
- a CDS encoding nitroreductase family deazaflavin-dependent oxidoreductase, which produces MSDIDWDNPIDPKPGWTLDHVKLYAGSGGTEGQFWNNTQTLLLTTVGRKSGKPVRTPLIYGEDEGRYLIVASKGGDPADPLWYRNLTEHPEVRVQVGPRIVQGIARTANSEERAAFWPLMVKHWPSYDEYQTKTSREIPIVVIDPVA; this is translated from the coding sequence ATGAGCGACATCGACTGGGACAACCCGATCGACCCCAAGCCGGGCTGGACACTGGATCACGTCAAGCTGTACGCCGGATCGGGCGGGACGGAGGGGCAGTTCTGGAACAACACCCAGACCCTGCTGCTCACCACCGTCGGCCGCAAGTCCGGCAAGCCGGTGCGCACCCCCCTCATCTACGGTGAGGACGAGGGCCGCTACCTCATCGTCGCGTCCAAGGGCGGCGACCCCGCGGACCCGCTCTGGTACCGCAACCTCACCGAGCACCCCGAGGTCCGGGTCCAGGTCGGCCCCAGGATCGTGCAGGGCATCGCGCGCACCGCGAACTCCGAGGAGCGTGCCGCGTTCTGGCCGCTGATGGTCAAGCACTGGCCCTCGTACGACGAGTACCAGACCAAGACCAG